The following are encoded together in the Humulus lupulus chromosome 5, drHumLupu1.1, whole genome shotgun sequence genome:
- the LOC133834046 gene encoding uracil phosphoribosyltransferase-like: MDVAMIEFIDPREPVAVIPILRAGLALAEHASSILPATKTYHLGGTIVAALNLIKKCGVENSQIKVVTYLQLILHYFCQFYFIVNGVGNEFVYELSESILILNFRCFTYKVVVKLMKGGTN; this comes from the exons ATGGATGTTGCAATGATTGAGTTCATAGACCCAAGAGAGCCTGTAGCG GTTATTCCAATATTAAGAGCTGGTCTAGCTCTAGCAGAGCATGCATCATCAATTTTGCCAGCAACAAAAACATATCATCTAG GTGGCACAATAGTGGCAGCTCTCAACCTGATAAAGAAATGTGGGGTTGAGAACAGTCAAATTAAAGTGGTAACATATCTACAACTTATTCTTCACTATTTCTGTCAATTTTATTTCATAGTTAATGGAGTTGGAAATGAGTTTGTATATGAACTCTCTGAAAGTATCTTAATCTTGAACTTTCGTTGCTTTACATATAAAGTAGTGGTGAAATTGATGAAGGGAGgaacaaattaa
- the LOC133834047 gene encoding protein P21-like: MHCYLNLSQSPKMMKSILSFLLMLTTYFSTSTYAARFDITNRCPFTVWAAAVPGGGRQLNSGQSWTLDVNQGTTGARIWARTDCRFDGAGRGSCKTGDCGGTLQCQGYGQPPNTLAEYALNQYNNLDFFDISLVDGFNVPMEFGPTSPQCSRGSKCAAAINSECPSQLRANGGCNNPCTVFRTDQFCCNSGNCGPTDYSRFFKNRCPDAYSYPKDDATSMFACPGGTNYKVVFCP; this comes from the coding sequence ATGCATTGTTACCTAAATCTCTCTCAATCTCCTAAAATGATGAAGTCCATTCTCTCATTTCTTTTAATGCTAACTACTTACTTCTCCACCTCAACCTATGCAGCCAGATTCGACATAACAAACAGATGCCCCTTCACCGTCTGGGCAGCTGCCGTGCCCGGCGGTGGAAGGCAGCTGAACTCGGGTCAATCATGGACCCTAGACGTGAACCAGGGCACGACAGGGGCTCGCATATGGGCTCGGACGGATTGTAGATTTGATGGGGCTGGACGCGGCAGTTGCAAGACTGGCGACTGTGGCGGCACTCTACAATGCCAAGGCTATGGCCAGCCGCCCAACACGTTGGCCGAGTACGCGCTGAACCAATATAACAACTTGGATTTCTTCGACATCTCGCTGGTTGATGGGTTCAATGTCCCCATGGAGTTTGGTCCCACGTCGCCGCAGTGCAGTCGGGGGAGCAAGTGCGCGGCAGCTATAAACAGCGAATGCCCATCTCAGTTGAGAGCCAATGGAGGCTGCAACAACCCATGCACTGTCTTTAGAACCGATCAGTTTTGCTGTAACTCTGGTAACTGTGGACCCACAGATTATTCGAGGTTCTTTAAGAATCGATGCCCTGATGCTTATAGTTACCCTAAGGATGATGCGACCAGCATGTTTGCGTGCCCTGGAGGGACTAACTATAAGGTTGTCTTCTGCCCTTGA